One part of the Mycolicibacterium aromaticivorans JS19b1 = JCM 16368 genome encodes these proteins:
- a CDS encoding sirohydrochlorin chelatase, with the protein MTPELILVAHGTRNPQGLATVTEIASSVAEHVGPVRTAFVDVLGPNPREMLSESTVPAIVVPAFLASGYHVNTDLPARVAESGHACVTITAALGPDPVLAEILRTRLLDVGWTPGDAVVMAAAGSSDPAARRELVRAAVLLGDLVGEVHLGFVATGAPTVADLVGRIRAAGRRVFVASYLLAPGVFHTRLAGCGAHGVTDPLGAHPELVALLARRFALTPIPAFGPGGGTIDRCPLN; encoded by the coding sequence ATGACACCCGAGCTGATCCTGGTCGCCCACGGCACCCGAAATCCGCAGGGGCTGGCCACCGTCACCGAGATCGCATCGTCGGTCGCCGAACACGTCGGCCCGGTGCGTACCGCGTTCGTCGACGTCCTCGGCCCCAATCCCCGCGAGATGCTGTCCGAGTCGACGGTCCCGGCGATCGTGGTGCCGGCCTTCCTCGCCTCGGGCTACCACGTCAACACAGATCTGCCTGCGCGGGTCGCGGAGAGCGGCCACGCGTGCGTCACCATCACCGCCGCGCTGGGACCTGATCCGGTGCTGGCCGAGATCCTGCGCACCAGGCTGCTCGACGTGGGCTGGACGCCCGGTGACGCGGTGGTGATGGCGGCCGCCGGGTCCTCCGATCCGGCGGCCCGGCGCGAACTGGTCCGAGCCGCGGTCCTGCTCGGCGATCTGGTGGGCGAGGTGCACCTCGGTTTCGTGGCCACCGGCGCTCCGACCGTCGCCGACCTGGTGGGCCGGATCCGAGCGGCCGGGCGGCGGGTGTTCGTCGCCTCCTACCTGCTGGCGCCCGGCGTGTTCCACACCAGGCTGGCCGGTTGCGGTGCGCACGGAGTGACCGATCCGCTGGGCGCGCACCCGGAACTCGTTGCGCTGTTGGCCCGCCGGTTCGCGCTCACCCCGATTCCCGCATTCGGCCCTGGTGGTGGCACCATTGATCGGTGTCCGCTGAACTGA
- a CDS encoding uroporphyrinogen-III synthase: MDSSRSEVADPLAGFTVGVTAARRAEEFITLLERRGAAVVHAPTIRIVPLVDDVELHRVTEHLIAEPPDLVVVTTGIGFRGWVEAAHGWDVHDGLLDALGSTRILARGPKARGAVRQAGLCEEWSPESESSVEVLERLLSEGVDQLRIAVQLHGAASEWEPDTDICDALTRAGAQVVKVPVYRWEQPEDTRRIDQLIGMIVNSDVDAVSFTSAPAVASLLERAKAIGALDCLITALRNNVAVFCVGPVTATPLARLGIEPRSPQRYRLGALARLIADELPCLAKKYSAGGHRISVRSASVEVDGELKVLPPAGMALLRRLLVAPGLVVSREELLAELPGGGGDTHAVETAMARLRSALAAPRVVQTVVKRGYRLAVDVEAT; this comes from the coding sequence ATGGATTCGTCGAGATCAGAAGTCGCTGACCCGCTGGCCGGTTTCACCGTCGGGGTGACTGCCGCGCGCCGGGCCGAAGAGTTCATCACGCTGCTGGAGCGGCGCGGTGCCGCGGTCGTGCACGCCCCGACGATCCGGATCGTGCCGCTGGTCGACGACGTCGAACTGCATCGGGTGACAGAGCACCTCATCGCCGAGCCACCCGATCTGGTCGTCGTGACCACCGGGATCGGGTTCCGGGGTTGGGTGGAGGCCGCGCACGGCTGGGACGTGCACGACGGTCTGCTCGACGCCCTGGGGTCGACGCGCATCCTGGCTCGCGGGCCCAAGGCGCGGGGCGCCGTGCGGCAGGCCGGGCTGTGTGAGGAGTGGAGCCCGGAGTCGGAGTCGTCGGTCGAAGTGCTGGAACGGCTGCTATCCGAAGGCGTGGACCAGCTGCGGATCGCGGTGCAGTTGCACGGGGCGGCAAGCGAATGGGAGCCCGACACCGACATCTGCGACGCGCTGACCCGGGCCGGCGCCCAGGTGGTGAAGGTGCCGGTGTATCGCTGGGAACAGCCCGAGGACACCCGGCGCATCGACCAGCTGATCGGCATGATCGTCAACTCCGACGTCGACGCGGTGAGCTTCACCAGCGCGCCCGCCGTCGCATCTCTACTGGAACGTGCGAAAGCCATTGGCGCCCTGGACTGTCTGATTACCGCGTTGCGCAACAACGTCGCGGTGTTCTGTGTCGGTCCGGTGACGGCGACCCCCCTGGCCCGGCTCGGTATCGAGCCCCGCTCACCGCAGCGCTACCGCCTCGGCGCGCTGGCGCGGCTCATCGCCGACGAATTACCCTGCCTGGCAAAGAAATACAGTGCCGGGGGGCACCGCATCAGCGTGCGTAGCGCCAGCGTCGAGGTGGACGGTGAGCTCAAGGTGCTGCCGCCGGCCGGCATGGCGTTGTTACGGCGGCTGCTGGTGGCACCCGGTCTGGTGGTGTCCCGCGAGGAGCTGCTCGCCGAACTGCCCGGCGGCGGCGGCGACACCCACGCGGTCGAGACCGCGATGGCGCGGCTGCGTTCGGCGCTGGCCGCCCCGCGGGTGGTCCAGACCGTCGTGAAACGCGGCTACCGGCTCGCCGTGGATGTGGAAGCGACATGA
- the nirD gene encoding nitrite reductase small subunit NirD, protein MTVLADTRLGLDLDVWTPACPRSALLAGRGVAVLLPGGEQAALFLLADGTLAAVGNIDPFGRAAVMSRGLVGDRRGEPTVASPLLKQVFSLVDGRCLDDESYALPVYEVRVVDGFVEIRSR, encoded by the coding sequence ATGACAGTTCTTGCAGATACCCGCCTGGGGCTCGACCTCGATGTGTGGACGCCGGCCTGCCCACGCAGCGCGCTGCTGGCCGGGCGCGGCGTCGCGGTGTTGCTGCCCGGCGGTGAGCAGGCGGCGTTGTTCTTGCTGGCGGACGGCACCCTGGCCGCGGTTGGCAACATCGACCCGTTCGGCCGCGCCGCGGTCATGTCGCGCGGCTTGGTCGGGGACCGGCGCGGTGAGCCCACGGTGGCTTCACCGCTGCTCAAGCAGGTGTTCTCCCTGGTCGACGGTCGCTGCCTCGACGACGAGTCATACGCGCTGCCGGTCTACGAGGTCAGGGTGGTCGATGGATTCGTCGAGATCAGAAGTCGCTGA